Proteins from one Crocosphaera sp. UHCC 0190 genomic window:
- the psaA gene encoding photosystem I core protein PsaA, translating to MTKGPEAKAKVMVDSDPVPTSFEKWGQPGHFDRTLARGPKTTTWIWNLHADAHDFDSQTSDLEDVSRKIFSAHFGHLAVIFVWLSGMYYHGAKFSNYESWLANPTAIKPSAQVVWPIVGQGILNGDMGGGFHGIQITSGLFYLWRASGFTNSYQLYCTAIGGLVMAGLMLFAGWFHYHKKAPKLEWFQNVESMMNHHLSVLLGCGSLGWAGHQIHVSMPINKLLDAGVAPKDIPLPHEFILEPSKMAELYPSFAQGLTPFFTLNWAAYSDFLTFKGGLNPVTGGLWLSDQAHHHLAIAVLFIIAGHMYRTNWGIGHSMKEILEAHKGPFTGEGHKGLYEILTTSWHAQLAINLALMGSLSIIVAHHMYAMPPYPYQAIDYGTQLSLFTHHVWIGGFLIVGAGAHGAIFMVRDYDPAKNVNNLLDRMLRHRDAIISHLNWVCIFLGFHSFGLYVHNDTMRAFGRPQDMFSDTGIQLQPIFAQWVQNIHTLAPGGTAPHALATASYAFGGETIAVAGKVAMMPISLGTADFMVHHIHAFTIHVTVLILLKGVLYARNSRLVPDKSELGFRFPCDGPGRGGTCQVSGWDHVFLGLFWMYNSLSIVIFHFSWKMQSDVWGTVDPDGTVSHVTGGNFAQSAITINGWLRDFLWAQAANVINSYGSALSAYGIMFLAGHFIFAFSLMFLFSGRGYWQELIESIVWAHNKLNVAPAIQPRALSIIQGRAVGVAHYLLGGIVTTWAFFLARSLSIG from the coding sequence ATGACAAAAGGTCCTGAGGCGAAAGCTAAGGTCATGGTAGATAGCGATCCCGTCCCAACTTCCTTTGAGAAGTGGGGACAACCCGGACACTTCGACCGAACCTTGGCCAGAGGCCCAAAAACCACAACCTGGATTTGGAACCTCCACGCCGATGCACACGATTTTGATAGTCAAACCAGCGACTTAGAAGATGTCTCGCGGAAGATTTTCAGCGCGCACTTCGGTCATTTAGCCGTTATCTTTGTCTGGCTGAGCGGCATGTATTATCATGGCGCAAAGTTTTCTAATTACGAGTCTTGGTTAGCGAATCCCACCGCCATCAAACCCAGCGCGCAAGTGGTTTGGCCCATTGTGGGTCAAGGCATTTTGAACGGGGATATGGGAGGTGGCTTCCACGGAATCCAGATCACCTCTGGTCTGTTTTATCTGTGGAGAGCGTCAGGTTTCACCAATAGCTACCAGCTATACTGCACTGCCATTGGTGGGTTAGTCATGGCTGGCCTGATGCTGTTTGCTGGATGGTTCCATTACCACAAAAAAGCTCCCAAGCTGGAATGGTTCCAAAACGTAGAATCCATGATGAACCACCATTTATCCGTTCTTCTGGGCTGTGGCTCATTGGGATGGGCAGGTCATCAGATTCACGTTTCTATGCCCATTAATAAACTCTTAGATGCAGGGGTAGCTCCCAAAGACATCCCCTTGCCTCATGAGTTTATTCTGGAACCCAGCAAAATGGCGGAACTGTACCCCAGTTTTGCTCAAGGGCTGACCCCCTTCTTTACCCTAAATTGGGCAGCTTATTCTGACTTCCTGACCTTTAAGGGTGGCTTAAACCCCGTTACAGGCGGTCTGTGGCTATCCGACCAAGCTCATCACCACTTGGCGATCGCAGTCTTGTTCATCATTGCTGGTCATATGTACCGCACCAACTGGGGCATTGGCCATAGCATGAAGGAAATTCTCGAAGCTCATAAGGGGCCCTTCACCGGAGAAGGTCACAAAGGATTATATGAAATCCTGACCACCTCTTGGCACGCTCAGTTAGCGATTAACTTGGCACTGATGGGATCATTAAGCATCATTGTGGCGCACCATATGTATGCTATGCCTCCCTATCCTTACCAGGCAATCGACTACGGAACCCAGTTATCCCTGTTTACTCACCATGTTTGGATTGGTGGCTTCTTGATCGTCGGTGCGGGAGCGCACGGGGCAATCTTTATGGTTCGGGATTACGATCCCGCCAAGAACGTCAACAACCTGCTGGATCGGATGCTTCGTCATCGAGATGCTATTATTTCCCATCTCAACTGGGTTTGTATTTTCCTTGGCTTCCATAGCTTCGGACTGTACGTCCACAATGACACGATGCGAGCCTTCGGTCGTCCCCAAGATATGTTCTCGGACACGGGGATTCAATTGCAGCCTATCTTTGCTCAGTGGGTACAGAATATTCACACCCTGGCTCCTGGTGGCACTGCGCCCCATGCTCTAGCAACCGCTAGTTATGCCTTTGGTGGCGAAACCATTGCGGTAGCTGGCAAAGTAGCTATGATGCCTATTAGCCTGGGTACGGCTGATTTCATGGTTCACCATATCCATGCTTTCACCATCCACGTAACCGTCCTAATTCTCCTGAAAGGGGTACTTTACGCCCGTAACTCTCGTCTCGTTCCTGACAAGAGTGAACTAGGCTTCCGCTTCCCCTGTGATGGCCCTGGACGGGGTGGTACCTGTCAAGTTTCTGGTTGGGATCATGTCTTCCTAGGCTTGTTCTGGATGTACAATTCCCTATCCATTGTGATTTTCCACTTCAGTTGGAAGATGCAGTCTGATGTTTGGGGAACCGTTGACCCTGATGGTACCGTTAGTCACGTAACCGGGGGTAACTTTGCTCAAAGTGCCATTACCATTAACGGTTGGTTACGGGACTTCCTCTGGGCGCAAGCAGCCAATGTGATTAACTCCTATGGCTCAGCTTTATCGGCTTATGGCATCATGTTCTTAGCCGGTCACTTCATCTTCGCCTTCAGTTTGATGTTCCTGTTCAGCGGTCGCGGCTACTGGCAAGAACTGATCGAGTCCATTGTTTGGGCTCATAACAAGTTGAATGTTGCACCTGCTATTCAACCTCGCGCACTGAGTATTATTCAGGGTCGGGCTGTGGGTGTCGCTCACTACCTGTTAGGAGGAATTGTTACCACTTGGGCCTTCTTCCTGGCACGAAGCCTATCGATTGGCTAA
- the psaB gene encoding photosystem I core protein PsaB — MATKFPKFSQDLAQDPTTRRIWYGIATAHDFETHDGMTEENLYQKIFASHFGHIAIIFLWTSGTLFHVAWQGNFEQWIKDPLNIRPIAHAIWDPQFGQGAIDAFTQAGASYPVNISYSGVYHWFYTIGMRTNGELYQGSIFLLILSSLFLFAGWLHLQPKFRPNLAWFKNAESRLNHHLAGLFGVSSLAWTGHLVHVAIPESRGQHVGWDNFLSTPPHPAGLLPFFTGNWGVYAQNPDTAGHVFSTSEGAGTAILTFLGGFHPQTESLWLTDIAHHHLAIAVIFIIAGHMYRTNWGIGHSIKEILNAHRPPSGKLGDGHKNMYDTVNNSLHFQLGLALACLGVVTSLVAQHMYSLPSYAFIAKDYTTQAALYTHHQYIAGFLMVGAFAHGAIFFVRDYDPEANKNNVLARMLEHKEAIISHLSWVSLFLGFHTLGLYVHNDVVVAFGTPEKQILIEPVFAQWIQAAHGKALYGFDVLLSNPDSIATTAYPNYANVWLPGWLDAINSGTNSLFLTIGPGDFLVHHAIALGLHTTTLILVKGALDARGSKLMPDKKDFGYAFPCDGPGRGGTCDISAWDSFYLAMFWMLNTLGWLTFYWHWKHLGVWSGNVAQFNENSTYLMGWFRDYLWANSAQLINGYNPYGVNNLSVWAWMFLFGHLVWATGFMFLISWRGYWQELIETIVWAHERTPLANLVRWKDKPVALSIVQARVVGLAHFTVGYILTYAAFLIASTAGKFG; from the coding sequence ATGGCAACTAAATTTCCCAAATTTAGCCAGGATCTCGCTCAAGATCCCACTACCCGTCGGATCTGGTATGGGATAGCCACGGCCCACGATTTTGAAACCCATGATGGAATGACTGAGGAGAATCTTTATCAAAAGATTTTTGCTTCTCATTTCGGTCACATCGCCATCATCTTTCTGTGGACCTCCGGCACCCTCTTCCACGTAGCCTGGCAAGGTAACTTCGAGCAGTGGATTAAAGATCCCCTCAACATCCGTCCCATCGCCCATGCGATCTGGGACCCTCAATTCGGTCAAGGCGCGATTGATGCCTTTACCCAAGCAGGTGCTTCCTATCCAGTTAACATCTCCTATTCTGGGGTGTACCACTGGTTCTATACCATCGGCATGAGAACCAATGGAGAACTGTATCAAGGGTCTATTTTCCTCTTGATTCTGTCTTCTTTGTTCCTGTTCGCTGGTTGGTTACACTTACAACCTAAGTTCCGTCCTAATTTAGCTTGGTTCAAAAATGCTGAATCTCGCCTCAACCACCACTTAGCTGGTTTGTTTGGGGTTAGCTCCTTAGCTTGGACGGGTCACTTGGTTCACGTTGCCATCCCCGAATCTCGCGGACAGCACGTCGGTTGGGATAACTTCCTGTCTACTCCCCCTCATCCCGCTGGGTTATTACCCTTCTTTACCGGAAATTGGGGAGTTTATGCTCAAAATCCTGATACGGCTGGCCATGTCTTTAGCACATCCGAAGGGGCTGGAACCGCTATCTTAACCTTCTTAGGTGGCTTCCATCCTCAAACCGAGTCCTTGTGGCTGACGGATATTGCCCATCACCATTTGGCGATCGCGGTAATCTTCATCATTGCGGGCCATATGTACCGCACCAACTGGGGCATTGGTCACAGCATCAAGGAAATCTTGAATGCTCACAGACCTCCCAGTGGCAAATTAGGTGACGGTCATAAGAATATGTATGACACCGTTAACAACTCTCTCCACTTCCAACTCGGTTTAGCGTTGGCTTGTTTAGGGGTTGTGACTTCCTTGGTGGCACAACATATGTATTCTTTGCCTTCCTACGCCTTTATTGCGAAGGATTACACCACTCAAGCGGCTCTCTATACCCATCACCAGTACATTGCTGGATTCTTAATGGTGGGTGCTTTTGCTCACGGCGCGATCTTCTTCGTTCGTGATTATGACCCCGAAGCTAACAAAAATAATGTGTTAGCCCGGATGTTGGAACATAAAGAGGCAATTATCTCCCACTTAAGTTGGGTGTCCTTGTTCCTCGGTTTCCACACCCTAGGGTTATATGTCCACAATGACGTAGTTGTAGCTTTCGGCACACCTGAAAAGCAAATCCTTATTGAGCCTGTGTTTGCTCAATGGATTCAAGCGGCTCATGGTAAAGCGTTATATGGATTTGACGTACTTTTGTCTAATCCTGATAGTATCGCTACCACTGCCTATCCTAACTATGCCAATGTTTGGTTACCTGGCTGGTTAGATGCCATCAACAGCGGTACTAACTCCCTGTTCTTAACCATTGGGCCTGGTGACTTCTTAGTTCACCATGCGATCGCCCTTGGGTTACATACCACTACCTTAATCTTGGTTAAGGGTGCTTTAGATGCACGGGGATCTAAATTGATGCCCGATAAGAAAGACTTCGGTTATGCCTTCCCTTGTGATGGCCCTGGCCGCGGTGGTACTTGTGATATTTCCGCTTGGGATTCTTTCTACCTTGCCATGTTCTGGATGCTCAACACATTAGGATGGTTGACGTTCTACTGGCACTGGAAGCATCTAGGGGTATGGTCTGGTAACGTTGCTCAGTTCAACGAAAACTCGACCTACTTAATGGGTTGGTTCCGGGATTATCTCTGGGCAAACTCTGCTCAGTTGATCAACGGTTATAACCCCTACGGTGTTAATAACTTATCTGTCTGGGCCTGGATGTTCCTCTTTGGACACTTGGTTTGGGCAACTGGGTTCATGTTCCTCATCTCTTGGCGTGGTTATTGGCAAGAGTTGATCGAAACTATTGTCTGGGCCCACGAACGCACACCTTTAGCGAACTTAGTTCGTTGGAAAGATAAGCCTGTGGCTCTTTCTATCGTACAAGCTCGTGTGGTTGGTTTAGCTCACTTTACGGTGGGTTATATCCTGACTTATGCGGCGTTCCTTATTGCTTCAACTGCGGGTAAGTTTGGTTAA